One part of the Bacillota bacterium genome encodes these proteins:
- a CDS encoding winged helix-turn-helix transcriptional regulator — protein MAENRGAATVADTCDVFCFDPERVNRLRPQVEGVRGLGDLFKSLADETRARIAFALSREELCVCDIATLLGMSVPAVSYHLRLLRAARVVRYRREGKQVYYSLDDSHVINVINEAVSHLGEGD, from the coding sequence ACCGCGGTGCCGCCACGGTAGCCGATACCTGCGATGTTTTCTGTTTTGACCCGGAGAGGGTAAACAGGCTCAGGCCCCAGGTCGAAGGGGTGCGGGGGCTTGGTGATCTGTTCAAGTCGCTGGCGGACGAGACCAGGGCGAGGATCGCGTTTGCGCTGTCACGTGAGGAACTGTGCGTCTGCGACATCGCCACGCTGCTCGGCATGTCCGTACCCGCCGTCTCGTACCACCTGCGGCTGCTCCGGGCGGCTCGTGTGGTCAGGTACCGGCGTGAGGGGAAGCAGGTATATTACTCGCTCGACGATTCGCACGTGATCAACGTAATTAACGAGGCGGTGTCACACCTGGGAGAAGGGGATTGA